From the Lysinibacillus fusiformis genome, the window ATTGTCACGATTGCTATGGGTGAGGGTGTGGCAGAATTATTGCGCTCTATCGGTGCTTCCTATGTCATTGAAGGCGGGCAAACAATGAATCCTTCAACTGAAGATATCGTGAAAGCTGTACAAGAAATTGGGGCAGAGAAAGTATTAATCTTACCGAATAATAAAAATATAGTAATGGCAGCGGAGCAAGCAGTTGAACTATTAGAAATCGATGCAGCAGTTGTCCCTACTAAGACGATTCCTCAAGGAATGGCAGCAATTTTAGCGTTTAATCCAGAGGCGGCTGTTGATGCAAATAAAAAGACCATGTCAGAAGCATTCGCGAACGTGAAGACAGGTCAAGTTACCTATGCAGTGCGTGATACATCTATTGATGGTGTTGAAATCCGTAAAGATGATTATATGGCATTGGCAGAAGGAAAAATTGTTCTTTCTACACCAGCACTAAAGGATGCAGCTGAAAAAGTAATCATGGATTTAGTCGATGAAGATGCTGAGATTGTTACTGTGATCTATGGTGAAGATACAACTGAACAAGCTGCTTCAGAGTTGGTAGCCTTCATTGAAGAGAACTATCCAGATGTAGAAGTTGAATTATTTGATGGAAAACAAGGGTTATATCCATATATTATTTCAGTAGAATAATTACATGCTACTTTGCAATTCCGTAAAGAAAGCAGTGCACAAAACGTGTACTGCTTTTGTTTATGCTACAAAGAGAATGATGGGTTAAATTTATTAAAAACGTACTAAATATGAAGAATTCAATGTACGTACCCACAGGATATAAAATTTGGAAATATTGGAATGTCAACGCTTTAGTAGTTGTGTATATATGGTGCGGACAAAAAATAAGCATATATATTTACTATAAATTATAGTAGTGGTAATTTTCTGAAAGTTGATAAATTAAATGCTTTACTTTTATAGTAACTATCAAGCATGATATAAATAAAAATAAATATTATTATACGAATAGAATAGAGGGGTGTTTGTATGAAGTTTACTTCAGTATTTGATATTATTGGACCAGTCATGATTGGGCCTTCCTCCTCTCATACGGCAGGTGCAGCTCGTATCGGGCGTGTTGCAAGGGATTTATTTGGTAGACAACCTAAATGGGCAAAAATTCATTTATATGGATCATTTGCAGAAACGTATAGAGGGCATGGTACAGATGTTGCGATTGTGGGGGGCTTATTAAATTACGATACATTTGATGATCGTATTAAAACAGCATTTGAAGATGCCAAAAAAGCAGGATTAGAATATGAATTTATTCCTGAAACAGCTAATACGGAGCATCCAAATACGGCTCGACTTGTCATTGGGGACGATGAAGGGGAAATGTCAGTAGTCGGTATTTCGATTGGTGGCGGAAAAATTGAAGTCAGTGAAGTCAATGGCTTTAAGTTGCGTTTAACTGGTGGCATGCCAGCTATTCTTGTTGTACATGACGATCGTGCTGGCTGTATTGCCAATGTAGCCAATTGCTTAGCGATGCATGAAGTCAACATTGGGCATATGGAGGTGTCACGTATCGAACGTGGTTTAACTGCTCTAATGGTGATTGAA encodes:
- the sdaAB gene encoding L-serine ammonia-lyase, iron-sulfur-dependent subunit beta, whose protein sequence is MKFTSVFDIIGPVMIGPSSSHTAGAARIGRVARDLFGRQPKWAKIHLYGSFAETYRGHGTDVAIVGGLLNYDTFDDRIKTAFEDAKKAGLEYEFIPETANTEHPNTARLVIGDDEGEMSVVGISIGGGKIEVSEVNGFKLRLTGGMPAILVVHDDRAGCIANVANCLAMHEVNIGHMEVSRIERGLTALMVIEIDQNIEDKVLQQISLIPHITKVSKINN